Proteins found in one Oncorhynchus gorbuscha isolate QuinsamMale2020 ecotype Even-year linkage group LG15, OgorEven_v1.0, whole genome shotgun sequence genomic segment:
- the LOC123996946 gene encoding myocilin-like translates to MRLLLSVCVFCLLGCSEGQDRATLWRGNDHSGRCQYTFTVPSPSETSCSPTVSGGPEMEGLKARLSLLEVLVARLTGGEIGGPGAGSQSQAGLQEALTQAMGERILLQGEKERLERDVEGLQRRMEEMRRETERLQSRPCYPQPPLLPPSIPLQDSGLRPAGGAGVLSHLVSRPGRQWDTGSLRDPAWQYGGNPVLQELKAEVTEIPAPSPEGPEDNTGCGELISIGEPVSHRKADSIAGKYGVWMQDPEAVAPYGGKMVWRIDTVGSEVRQLFGYEDMDQLSKGFPSKVLLLPEPVESTGATLYRGSLYYQRRRSRTLLRYDLVSESIASRRDLPHAGFHGQFPYSWGGYTDVDLGVDEQGLWAVYSTNKAKGAIVVSQLDPHSLAVKRSWETSIRKNSVANAFVICGRLYTVASYTAPNTTINFMFDTATGQGKEVALPFRNKYRYNSMVDYNHAQRKLFAWDNFHIVSYDVRLGRQ, encoded by the exons ATGCGGCTGCTGcttagcgtgtgtgtgttctgtctgctGGGGTGCAGTGAGGGGCAGGACCGTGCCACTCTCTGGAGGGGAAACGACCACAGCGGGCGCTGCCAGTACACCTTCACCGTGCCCAGCCCCAGCGAGACCAGCTGCTCCCCTACAGTCTCCGGAGGACCAGAGATGGAGGGGCTCAAGGCTAGACTCAGCCTGCTGGAGGTATTGGTGGCCAGGCTGACTGGAGGGGAGATAGGGGGTCCTGGGGCTGGGTCCCAGTCCCAGGCTGGTCTCCAGGAGGCTCTGACCCAGGCTATGGGAGAGAGGATCCTGctgcagggagagaaagagcgtctggagagagatgtggaggggcttcagaggaggatggaggagatgaggagagagactgagagactgcaGAGCAGACCTTGTTACCCACAACCCCCTCTGTTGCCACCCAGCATCCCACTACAGGACAGTGGTCTGCGACCTGCCGGAG GTGCTGGTGTTCTCTCTCACCTGGTTTCCAGACCTGGAAGACAATGGGACACTGGCAGCCTGAGAG ACCCAGCATGGCAGTATGGTGGTAATCCAGTGCTCCAGGAGTTGAAGGCTGAAGTGACTGAGATTCCTGCTCCTAGTCCTGAGGGCCCAGAGGAcaacacag gCTGTGGAGAGTTGATATCAATAGGTGAGCCAGTGTCCCATCGTAAGGCTGACAGTATAGCTGGTAAGTACGGGGTGTGGATGCAGGACCCAGAGGCTGTGGCGCCCTATGGAGGGAAGATGGTGTGGCGCATTGATACagtggggtcagaggtcagacagctctttGGTTACGAAGACATGGATCAGCTCTCTAAAGGCTTCCCCTCCAAG GTGTTGCTGTTACCGGAGCCAGTGGAGAGTACTGGAGCAACTCTGTACCGCGGCTCTCTGTACTACCAGCGCCGCCGCAGCCGCACCCTGCTGAGGTACGACCTGGTGTCTGAGAGCATCGCTTCCCGCCGAGACCTGCCCCACGCTGGCTTCCACGGCCAGTTCCCCTATTCCTGGGGGGGCTACACCGATGTGGACCTGGGGGTGGACGAGCAGGGCCTGTGGGCCGTCTACAGCACCAACAAGGCTAAAGGAGCCATAGTGGTGTCCCAGTTGGACCCACACAGCCTGGCGGTGAAGAGGAGCTGGGAGACCAGCATCAGGAAGAACAGCGTGGCTAACGCCTTCGTCATCTGTGGTCGTCTGTACACAGTGGCCAGCTACACGGCTCCCAACACCACCATCAACTTTATGTTTGACACAGCTACTGGCCAGGGGAAGGAGGTGGCGCTACCCTTCAGGAATAAGTACCGCTACAACAGCATGGTGGACTACAACCATGCCCAGAGGAAGCTCTTCGCCTGGGACAACTTCCACATCGTGTCCTACGATGTAAGGCTGGGCCGCCAGTAG